A portion of the Burkholderia sp. GAS332 genome contains these proteins:
- a CDS encoding 2-haloacid dehalogenase yields the protein MYGGTATNPYTVVSSWGQLRETGMQLTDFDALTFDCYGTLIDWETGIFEGLRPLLERVKQPLTRDQVLEAHARHESSQQKYTPAKRYQELLPIVYKRLAEEWQVSFTLADCIAYGKSIQNWPAFDDSAEALQYLKKHYKLVILSNVDNESFAHSNAKLQVEFDAIVTAEDIGSYKPSPRNFEYMLEKLGERGIGKERILHTAESLFHDHKPANEFGLASCWIYRRHAKQGFGATMNPGMQPKIDFRFTSMADLVKAHQEALSRK from the coding sequence GTGTACGGGGGGACTGCCACAAACCCCTACACTGTGGTTTCATCCTGGGGACAACTGAGGGAGACGGGTATGCAACTCACCGATTTCGATGCGCTGACGTTCGACTGCTATGGGACTTTGATCGACTGGGAGACGGGTATTTTCGAGGGCCTGCGGCCGCTTCTCGAACGCGTCAAGCAACCGCTGACGCGCGACCAGGTGCTCGAAGCGCACGCGCGCCACGAGTCGTCACAACAAAAGTACACGCCGGCGAAGCGTTATCAGGAGTTGTTGCCTATCGTCTACAAGCGTCTTGCCGAAGAATGGCAGGTATCGTTCACGCTCGCCGACTGCATCGCGTATGGCAAGTCGATTCAGAATTGGCCCGCGTTCGACGATTCGGCAGAAGCATTGCAGTACCTGAAAAAGCACTACAAGCTCGTGATCCTGTCGAACGTCGATAACGAAAGCTTCGCCCATAGCAACGCAAAACTACAGGTGGAATTCGACGCGATCGTCACCGCGGAAGATATTGGATCGTACAAGCCGTCGCCGCGCAACTTCGAGTACATGCTGGAAAAACTGGGCGAGCGCGGGATCGGGAAAGAAAGGATTCTGCACACGGCGGAGAGCCTGTTCCACGACCATAAGCCGGCGAACGAGTTCGGTCTTGCGTCATGCTGGATTTATCGCCGGCATGCCAAGCAGGGCTTCGGTGCGACGATGAATCCGGGTATGCAGCCGAAGATCGACTTCCGCTTCACCAGCATGGCCGATCTTGTGAAGGCGCATCAGGAGGCCTTGTCGCGGAAGTAA
- a CDS encoding Major Facilitator Superfamily protein gives MPAGLVSPLPPISMAVTRTPQHRDLPHAMNSDATAALNPLPAVRPTSKVRRAVTTAVLGQILEWYDFFLYGTAAALVFGKLFFPVGSDPLTGTIAAFGGFTVGFIARPIGGVLCGHIGDRYGRKTVMMLTLLVMGTATVGMGLLPTYQQIGIAAPVLLVLLRILQGLAAGGEWSGSILLIHESAPASKRGALAAWSPSGAAFGFVLSTAAFLLVQTLSPSDFHSWGWRVPFLCSAVLVALGLWMRRSVDESAEFAEVKATRRDSRMPIVEVLRQCPREVLTVFGLRFGEGAASYIFFAFSIAYSQFIGIKSSWVLGGLTLSMLLMIPVSLLMGRLTDKIGRKPVYLAGAIAMVLVAYPYFTLLGSGVLWKVIAALVLANSITLGILEGAQPAFISELLPVHLRFSGLGIGREISSVLGGGLSPMVATALLAHYRSATPVAIYLVVLGLITVLATCLAPETFPKARRLQAQRKEQDNP, from the coding sequence ATGCCTGCCGGACTCGTATCGCCGCTCCCGCCGATCAGCATGGCCGTGACGCGGACCCCTCAACATCGTGACCTCCCACATGCCATGAACTCTGACGCGACCGCCGCTCTTAACCCCCTGCCCGCTGTCCGGCCAACCAGCAAGGTTCGTCGCGCGGTGACGACCGCGGTGCTCGGCCAGATCCTCGAGTGGTATGACTTTTTCCTCTATGGAACCGCCGCCGCACTGGTGTTCGGCAAGCTGTTCTTTCCGGTCGGCAGCGATCCGCTGACGGGCACCATCGCGGCATTCGGCGGCTTTACCGTGGGCTTCATCGCGCGGCCAATCGGTGGCGTGCTGTGCGGCCATATCGGCGACCGCTACGGCCGCAAGACCGTCATGATGCTGACGCTGCTGGTGATGGGCACCGCTACCGTCGGCATGGGTCTTCTGCCGACCTACCAGCAGATCGGCATCGCGGCACCCGTCCTGCTCGTGCTGTTGCGCATCCTGCAAGGGCTGGCCGCAGGCGGGGAATGGAGCGGCAGCATCCTGCTGATTCACGAGAGCGCGCCCGCCTCGAAACGCGGCGCGCTGGCGGCATGGAGTCCGAGCGGCGCGGCGTTCGGCTTCGTGCTCTCGACCGCTGCCTTCCTGCTCGTGCAGACGCTGTCGCCTTCCGACTTCCACAGTTGGGGCTGGCGTGTGCCGTTCCTTTGCAGCGCCGTGCTGGTCGCGCTCGGTCTATGGATGCGCCGCTCCGTCGACGAAAGCGCGGAGTTCGCTGAAGTGAAGGCCACGCGCCGCGACAGCCGCATGCCGATCGTCGAGGTGCTGCGTCAATGTCCGCGCGAAGTGCTGACGGTGTTCGGCCTGCGCTTCGGCGAAGGTGCTGCGTCCTACATCTTCTTCGCGTTCTCGATCGCCTATAGCCAGTTCATCGGCATCAAATCAAGCTGGGTGCTCGGCGGCCTGACCTTGTCGATGTTGCTGATGATCCCTGTTTCACTGTTGATGGGACGCCTCACCGACAAAATCGGACGCAAACCCGTCTATCTCGCCGGCGCGATCGCGATGGTGCTGGTCGCGTATCCGTACTTCACCTTGCTGGGCTCCGGCGTGCTGTGGAAAGTCATCGCGGCACTCGTGCTCGCCAACAGCATCACGCTCGGCATTCTCGAAGGCGCACAGCCCGCCTTCATCAGCGAATTGCTGCCGGTCCATCTGCGTTTCTCGGGCCTGGGTATCGGCCGTGAGATTTCGTCGGTACTCGGCGGCGGCCTCTCGCCGATGGTGGCGACCGCTTTGCTCGCCCATTACCGCAGCGCCACGCCCGTCGCCATTTACCTCGTCGTCCTTGGCTTGATTACCGTGCTCGCGACCTGTCTCGCGCCCGAAACCTTCCCCAAAGCGCGGCGACTTCAGGCGCAACGCAAAGAGCAAGACAACCCCTGA